The DNA segment GGGCAGTCTTGGCGTTCAACGCTCGATAGTCCCCACAAGGACGCCAGTCACCAGGATCACGCTTTGGCACCAAATGCAGCGGGGAAGCCCAAGCGCTTGACGACGGGCGTATAATGCCGAGCTGCGGCATGTGGTCGAACTCCCGTTTAGCAATTGCTAGGCGGTCTCCAAACAGGCGGCGTGGTCGAGCGGCTGCCGTTGGACCCCGCGTGACATTGTGGTGTTTCACCGTACGTTTAGGCGGCTGTGGGAGGTTGCACGGTTTTGTTAACTCCGGGAAACTCGCCAAGATTTTTTCGGACGGTGAGGAAGATATTAGCATGCGGACGGCCATTGGAGCGATGTCGGAGAGGACTCCCGAGATGGAGAGACGAGTCTGACCGTCTATAAGGCGGAGCCGCCGCACGCTGACGTCCAAATTGAAGTATGAGAGGAAGTCCGAGCCGATGATCGGTTGAACCACGTCTGCGATGACGGAAACCCACCGGAAAATGCGGCGAAGATCGAAGTAGAGAGTGAGAGATCGGAGTCCGTACGTCGCTATAGACGAGGCGTTGGCAGCACGAAGCACTTGCCCCTGTAACTTCGAACGATCAGCCTTAGTCAGGGGCACCACGCTAATTTCCGCGCCCGTATCTATAAGGAACCTGCCGCCCGATAGCTGGTCTGCGACCATGAAAAGGCGGCTGGAACAAGAAGTGAGATCACACGCCGCCATCAGTGATCCCGGCAGGCGTTTCCCTGCCACGAACATGGAGGTGTACACGTCGCGGCTCGGTGTCGGAAACGCCGGTGGTACCAGCCGAGAGGTGGAGGGCTGGGACTCTGAGCCTCTCGTGTGCGTGGAAGAGCTCGACGACCGGAACGAGGCGAACGAGTCTCCTGCAGGGGGTTCCGGAGCGCGGCAATGGAGGCGGCGAGTTCGTCGGTGCGGACCTTCAGGCGCGAAATTGCTGCGCCGGCTGGTGGTAAGACAGCGTTGACAGGTGGGGAGGTCACTACATGAACCTGATGGGCGAGTTCCGCCAGGCGGTCGAGGCTGATGTCGCCGGCCGCCGCGAGGACGAGGCGGATTGGCTGAGAAAGGCGTTGGAGGAAGAGCTCGCGAAGCAATTCTGAGTGGGCAGAGACGGCGTGCTCCCCAAGAAGCTGTCGCATTCGGCGCAGTAGTTGCGAGGGGCGCCTGTCGCCAAGGTCCCCCTCTGCAAGGAGCTGCTGTAGGCGGACGCGTTCCGAAGGCATGAATCGCTCCAGCACCTTGGTTTTAAGGTGCTGATATGGCGTAGTGTCCAAGGGGTTGGAGACAACGTCGGATAGCTCGCTGGCAACTTCAGGAGGAAGGACTGAGGCTACATGGTAGTAGCGTGTCGTTTCCGAGGCAATGTGGTACAGGGAGAATTGCCTCTTGACCTGGTGAAACCAAACTTGCGGGTCCTGTGACCAGAAAGATGGCAGACGCAGTTGCACGGCCGagacgtcctgcagacgtgagGCTTGTTCAGTTGAAGGTGCATTCGAGTCCGTCATTGTCTTCGTCCTAGGTCAccacttgtaggcttatgccacaggagctaAGGAAAGACGCGCCTGAACCTTATtcgatgccagcaaggaacgtgagccgtggctttaagtgccacagcctagcgccttctttattttttctctcgcCATCGCGTGCTCTCCTGTTTGCGCGCCGCCTGAACAAGGGCGCTACAGGCCCAACACCTCCTACCAAGGAGTGGCCCAACACCTGCGACCAAGGAAAGGTGCAACACATGCGACCAAGGAAAGGCACTATACCTGCGACCAAGGAAAGGCCCAACACCTGCGTCCAATGAAAGGCGCAACACAAAAGACTGCTACCtaatttaaggccgtgccggctCGTTGTTAGGGCAGTGGAGCCAGCCGACTTTGTCGTACTGGCAGGGCTGTTAACTGAGATCAGAACCATGTCAATATACTGTACATAAAGTATTTTTTCGTCCTTCATCTTGTCATGATGACGGCTCCGTGCACGATACCCACCCGTGGTCCCAACGACTACGCTACTAGAGTGGCAACAACGGTGACAGCAATGGGATACCACGGCCCGTATCCTCAGCTGGGCACAAGAAACCCGACCCCAGTCGcagcagtatgtatgtatgtatgtatgtatgtatgtatgtatgtatgtatgtatgtatgtatgtatgtatgtatgtatgcatgcatgtatatatgtatgtatgtatgtatgtatgtatgtatgtatgcacgtatgtatgtatgtatgtatgtatgtatgtatgtatgtatgtatgtatgtatgtatgtatgtacagccACACGCGCTTCTTTTAATAATACTTTTCTGATctaagtccgttgcacgcgtagccgctgccttgcgcaagccgggccttaatgtctgggaaccttccagattatgttaggATCTTCTTATTGGCTTGAGCGGGAAAACGCGAATAGCTCAGATTATTCTGGAAGTaaagcggccaccagcgataaggctcgaacgtTCTATGCTCCATGTATAAAATGCCGGCGCACCTTGACGctgttcagtttatcgacggccgatgtcccattcgccgcaatcagtgtacagcgtgtattgctataCTTTGAGTTTGCATACCCGGCCACCCGTCCTCAAGTTCGTCCAAATAGAGTGTTTCATCTTGAACAAGCCGACTGCGGCCTTTGTCACCGTCACGAACCCGTGACATCTGggggaggtgctgttccttcatgtcGCGGacacccccgtcaagccgtgagcaccgctcaagtcgcaaagaagacatcgacgccacccGCGACATGCGAGCCAACCGCAGACGAGGTCTAGCACCAGAGTACGAGTTTCTACCCGATAAAACCCGAAAGACAAGGTCATGTCCACAacggcggcaacgatgacagcccctgtgccACCGCACGCGACAGTCGTGCTACAACAGCGCAGGGAGCCGCCAAAGTTCCGCAGATCATCATTTAAAGGCACGGAAAGCTGGCTCGTAGCGTACGACCGTGTCCCCGTCTTCAATACCTGGACCAGTGAGGACAAGTTGCGGCACGtctacttcgctttggaagacgccgctcggacctggtttgAGAACCAAGTGCGAAACCTCACAACGTGGGAGATTTTTCGCACAAGGTTCGCCGCCACactcacgagcgtcgtccgcaaggagagggccgaagctctgctggaagcCCGTAtccagctcccaaacgaaaacgtggggCTGTACACGGAAGAtatgaaccgactgttccgccatgctgacactgacatgcccgaggagaagaaagttcgcttcctcatacgaggagtcaagcaggagctgttcgcgggattGATGAGAAACCCACGCAAGAGCATCCAGGAATTCTTCTCGGAGGGAATAACcgtcgagaagacgctggagatgcgcacccggcagtacaatcgccgctcatttcaagacagcccagctgttcatgccctcggctccgacgacttgcgcgaaacgatccgagccaccgtgcgagaggagctgcaaaAGCTCGCACCTTTTCCATAGCTTGAATTGAcctcgattgctgacgttgtacccGAGGAAATCCAAAAGTCACTGGGTGTTACTCAGCCAGCACAGcctatgagctacgctgctgcaaccCGCCGTCACGCTCCTCCTCCGCGCCCACGACAAGACGCTGCACCGTCGCAGTTTCGTCGCCAAACGCCGCCACGACCACGgacgccctaccgtccgcctgtcggccagcgctacgccCCTAGAAAGACCAGCGTCTGGCATGCTCCAGACCACCGCCCGCTCTGTTACCCCTGCGGGGAAGGCGGTCATACCTACCGTCGTTGCCAACACCACCAGACGGGACTACGCGgcttcgccatcaacgcgccgtgTCCAGAGTGAGGTGAACGACCGTGCGACATCGTCggctacctcgcaggagcgcagtggacccccctaGGAACTTTCCGATTGGCGTCGCCATGCCGCAACGTCTCTCACTAACGCCGACcttacactggcccaacccggtgccggtcacctagcctgcatccggaaaactaagggcagcaaccgttGGAGGTGCCATTGCTCTACGACGAAatactgaagatcctccgccgacgacgacgtaacgaaatctaaagaacacgccgcaagctgaacggagccctgacgtcaaAACTTCGCTGctcgaagaagacctgacgacgcaacgtcgaagcagcgacACAAACCAACGTGACTATGATTCGACACCTCGACTTCACCGCAACGAaaggcgacgaactagcgacctcgacgttctcatcgatggccacaacgtcagcgctctcgtcgatactgcagccgactattccgtcatcagtgggccgtttgCCGCaacgttgaagaaagttaggactgcttggaaaggccccgaaatccgaaCCACTGGAGGCTATCTACTAACGCCGTATGAAGTCTGCACAGCTAGAGTCACCATCAATGATCGCACTTCTCCTGTGAGTTTCGTATGttgcaacattgctccagggatgccatacttggcatggacttaaacaatcacggcgccgtcatcgacttaagaaccaagtcgataactatCGTCGAACAAAGCGACACCGCTGGATATGAACCCATGGCAACGTGCCTTgtacgtgctcgaggatcaagccATCATTCCACCtagctccagcgtcataattcccgtcggcaccataAAGGCTGAAGACGTCGAAggttcatcgagagcgatcagcgtttccTGGTAGACCGTGACatatgcgtcgcaagaggcattgctcggttgcatgaaggcaAAGGAAGCGTGACGCTGACGagcttcagccaagaatacagacatctcagcaggggcacgacgattgcgtacaccGAAGAAATCTTGCCCGTCAGCGATGCacttgccttttcagattctcaCGAAGCCACAACGATGATCTTAATGCCTCAACCATCtttcgacgtcaacccaagccttcccgctcgccaacagcaaaagctccgatgccttctgaaggaatACAAGGATGTTTCTCGTAGTCATTGCGGGTCTGACAAACGCCCCATACTAAGCTCcgcatcataacggaagaaaatgctcgagaactccgtcagagtccctatgGGGTTTCGAAGCGAGAACGGGAGGCTGTTAAGaaagaagtcgacgaaatgctacgcgacgacatcatccagccgtccaagagtccgtgggcgtatCCCTTAGTGTTAATGAGGagggatgggaccctacgtttctgcgtcgatcaTCGTGGCCTGAACAAAAtcgcgaagaaggacgtctaccctcttccACGGCTAGACGACGCCCTGtgtcgactccacaacgccaagtacttttcgtcgatggacctcaagaccggctactggcacatcgaagtcgatgagagagaccgaCGGCTTGTTTGAGCGcccaccagacggcctgtttaagttcaaggtcatgcccatTGGTATTTGCTCGGAGCCTGtaacattccaacgtgttatggatacagtgctggttGGCTTggagtggcagacgtgcctcgtgtacctgTACGACGCCGCTGTGTTTGCCTCAGACTTCGACGAACATCTCCGGTTCCTTGAAGCTGTACGTCAAGCAATCAAGTggtccggactcaccctgaagccagaaaagtgccgcttcgcgtacgaggagctcttgttcttgggctacGTCATCAGCAAACAACTGCCATCACTGCGTTCctgccgcccaccgacaagaaggccatacGCCGACTTCTgcgcttgtgcgcctattatcgcCGGGCCACTAAATCGCCTCACGAAGACCGATGTGGAGTTCCAGGGGGGAACGGCGTAAGTCGAgacatttcaagaactgaaacgacgcctgtagacgcctccgatactcgcacatttcgacgaacacgccgatacggaaatccacgccgatgcaagcagcgtaggactcggcgccgtccttgtacaGAGGACTGACGgaatggaaagggttatcagttatgctagccggtcactattcaaggaggaagccaactattccgcaacagaaaaggagtgctttgccatcatctgggctacatccaagtttcgccactacatctacggcagacccttcaaaaTTGTGAGCGACCAGCACGCCTTGTGTTAGCTAGCTAACTCAAGACAtctttcaggtcgcctcgcacgatggagcctaagacttcaagaattcgacattgccgtcgcttacaagtccggaagaaaacactccaacgccgactgcctgtctcgtgcctcCGTCGACctaccgccgcaggacgaccaggatgatgactgctgtTTGGAAACCATAAGCGCCGACGGCTTTGCTGagcgacagcgagccgacccggaactcgggGGCCTTTTGGAATACCTCGGGGCACGACCGccattgttccgaaggtattagAGAGAGGAGTGGCGTAGTTTTTCGTGtaaaacggcgttctcctgaaaaagcaCTTCTTGTTGCTTCGAGCCAACTACGTTGTCGTGGTGCCCTGTGCGTTACAACCAGAAGTCCTGCAGGCCGTACACGATGTTCCGACGGCTGGACAGCTCAgtatttcccgcacgctcgcaagaatacaggaaaggtactactggcttcgccttgccaccgacgtcgcCCGCTACGTAAGgaaatgccgagactgtcagcgacgcaagacaccgccgacaagaccagcaagctttcttcagccgatcgaatcACGTCGCCAatcattccagcaaatcggtatggacatACTGCGCCCGTTCCGAACGTCGACTTTCGGAAATAAATGcatcgtcgtagctactgactaccacaccagctacgccgaaacaaggcctctgcccaaaggcagtgccgccaaggcagccaagttcttcgttgaggacatcgtccttcgtcatggcgccccagagatcCTTATCGCCGAAAGAGTTACGGCCTTTAGaattaactcaggcgatcttgggatacagccagacaagccaccgccagacCACCGCCTACCGCCTGTAGCGAAAGTGACTAAGACGTGAAGAAgtgacggcggccgacgtggccgtgccaaaatctcgccactttatttagGAGGCGAACGACCCTagcggcggcggctgcaagcATCCAGACCGCCAGCAGGGACAGCTCGTTCTCTACTGCTCACGCCTCaagctctgagcatgagctgcgtGAGAGGCGCGGCCGAAAACGACGGTAAAAACGATGGTGCTGATCGTGAGGGATGATGACGCCGCTAcagattacccccccccccccccgcagtaaTGATCCCGGAATGAAAGACATAAGAGCGTATATACCAAAATGTTGGTAACGCGAGACAAGCGGGTCCGTGAGAAGTCCTGATCGTCAGCGGGCAGGGACCTTCGGGAACCAGTAAGTCTCTGGCGGCCAGCTCTGGGAGAAGCGCCGCGGGCGAAGAACCGCGCGAAAGTTGTGGTCGTACCCAGCCAAGAATACAAACatctgagcaggggcacgacaatTGCGTACaccgaagaaatcttggccgtcagcgatgcgcctgccttttcagattctgacgaagctgcAACGACGATTCGGCCGTGTCCGGATCGTCGTTATAGGCTCCATCAAGTCTTCATCATGTCGAAAAGCTCCATCAAGTCGTCGTGGGACCGTAAGGCCCCACGACGACTTGATGGAGCCTTTCGGTCGCGCAACAGGTGTCGCGAGGGAGCGCAGCCGAAAGCAGTGCCCGCAGATGCAGTTGAGGGCGAATGCATACGTCGGTGCAGTCGTCAGTGCAACGTTGACCTATGGGTAATACGACGGGGAGCGCGTCGGCGCAAGTCCGTATTGGTCACATGACGACGCCCGGAGGGatgtctccgcaacgcatggaCAACCTTGAGTCTACACCGCGTGGCAGCGATGAAGGTAATGTAGCGTGTGGTATCGATGTGTGACGGTTGGGCGTCGTTGCCGTTCCGACCAGTGCACCTGCGTAGCAGTCACATGTCGGGTGGATGGTGTCCTGCGTCAACGGCTCCGGAGGAAACCTGTGGTGAAGCTGAGCAGACATGGTCTCTGCTGAAGCTTCGGACGGCGAACCTGTGCATGTGGAAGCACCTTCGGTGGTCGGCTCACGAGGGCTGGTGCGCAGGTCAGCATGCCGGATGTCGCCTCTGTGGCTGGCGTGGCTTGTGCGGTCAGCTCTGGCGTAGGCTGACCAGGCGCGTTGTCCTCAGACTCATCAGTCATAGCCGCAGCGTCTCGGAAGTTCAGCCATCGATGGTTAGGGGACTGGACCTCGGCTGCGAGAGACTGCGAGGGCAAGGCTGGTCGCTGCTGGGAAATCGCAGAGCGTCGAGGTCGATCCAAGGTCGCGTTGGTCGGACATTGCCGACCGCGAAACCTCCGCGAGCAAGGGGCGAATGGTGGCCGAGATAatgtccgtgtcagcttccaggtcGTGCGGCATGGTAGCCGGCGTGGAAGCTGAAGTCAGAGACGTGTCGTTAGCCGGCGAGGgcagggacgacgggcggatggcggacatgcctgatggaccgtcggccgagggtgTCGAAGAAACGCACCATGTGGCAGACTGCTCGGTGGCAGCAGAAACGTAGTCGGGCGCTGGAACCGCTGCactggtggccggacgagaggtggaaGGAGACGtggccggggaaggtaggtcgcggtcatgggaggACTGTGgaccgggtggtaccgctcgcgttgacggagggaaacccggaactcacgggtccccggtagcgggctgTACGTTTTGCCGTAGCGGCACAGCACCGCAGCTCAGTGGTTGTCATATGGCTGCAggctggaggacgacgcggcggagagatgacgcagctcagccgggacGGCGTCAAGCAGGATGGCGTGCATCGTCTTCTGTCCCCTTGATGCCATTGATCGCGAGAGTGGTGTCGAGCTGATAGAACGACGCTCGAGATAGGTCGGGTTGAAAGGCTTCACTGGCGCGCACAGTCGTGGAAGCATGGCAGCGCCGCTCGTCGGAGAGCGTGGTTGTACGGAACACCACTGTAGCAAGAGTGAGAGACACGTGAAGACGTGCCGATGGctgacgtggccgtgccgaaatctcgccactttattcagGAGGCGAACGACCCTTGAGGCGGCGGCTCCAAGCCTCCACACCGCCAGCAGGAACAGCTCGTTCTCATCTGCTCGCGCCTAGAGCGCTGAGCATGAGGTGCACGAAAGGCgaggcgcgtaagtggtaaaaacgatgatgatgatcgtgagggatgatgatgccgctacatcACCCATAGACCAATCagctcaccgagcgtctaaataagaccatcgccgacatgctggccatgtacgtcgacgccgagcacaagacgtgggattgcATCCTTCCGTCCGTGACCTTCGCATGCAATTGGGCTGTGCAAGAAATGACGCAGATGAAGCCCTACAAGTTGGTCGCCCAGCTAGGACGCTCGATGCAGTGCTGCCAAATGTCACCGACCAAGACAGTCTGGACGGCGCCGCTTATTTGGAACGCGCCGAAGCCCAacaactcgcccgcctgcgcatcaaggaccagcagagggtcgacagccgtcactataatcttcgacggcGCCATATGAAATACCAACCTGGTGTCCGAGTTTGGGTTTGGACACttatacgccgacgtggacttagggaaaaacttcggcgatacttcgggccatgctAGGTGCTTCGACgactcggcgctctagactacgaggtcaacTGGGACGGCACCGCAAACTTTCAACGGCGCcccgcacgacctgaagtcgtccttgtcgtgcgccttaagccgttttatacggACTAGCGCACCTAAgcactgcttttttttccttttatcatTGTAGTTTATGTGTGTATACACATTTTTTCACTTCtatgttctgttacaagcatcgggacgatgctttttcagggggTGGCAatgccatgcgcgcttcttttattattacttttttatcTAACATGTCCGTTGCACGAGTAGCCGCtcccttgcgcaagccgcgccctaatatCTGGGAACCTTTCAGATTCTGTCAGAaccttcttataggcttgagagcgcaaacgcgaacagctgagattattgtGAAAATGGCCACCAGCGACAAGGCTCGaacgttcgatgccgcatgtataaaatgccggcgcgccttgccgccgttccatttatcgacggccgacgcgctgttcgccgctatcaatgtacaaCATGTATTGCTGTcgtctgagttttcatttcccggccacatgtttggccaaataaaaatcacagcatatccacggagtgaatgatgatgagtgggcgaagctgcggaggttcatcggtaaaccgtgaatcttccgtgaattctgcccagtacatcatcaccgacgtgaggtcgggcgcgtttatactaaaggttcgatgagttatgacgacttgcagctcactttaattttacatgtacgctgtgaattttcaatgtttagaaaaccattgctttagaaaacatctggcgtctttcgttaagcagctggcgtcttttcgttttgctttagaaacatctggcgctctttcgttttgcttttacaa comes from the Rhipicephalus sanguineus isolate Rsan-2018 chromosome 6, BIME_Rsan_1.4, whole genome shotgun sequence genome and includes:
- the LOC119397157 gene encoding uncharacterized protein LOC119397157, coding for MTDSNAPSTEQASRLQDVSAVQLRLPSFWSQDPQVWFHQVKRQFSLYHIASETTRYYHVASVLPPEVASELSDVVSNPLDTTPYQHLKTKVLERFMPSERVRLQQLLAEGDLGDRRPSQLLRRMRQLLGEHAVSAHSELLRELFLQRLSQPIRLVLAAAGDISLDRLAELAHQVHVVTSPPVNAVLPPAGAAISRLKVRTDELAASIAALRNPLQETRSPRSGRRALPRTREAQSPSPPPLGWYHRRFRHRAATCTPPCSWQGNACRDH